Proteins from a single region of Parambassis ranga chromosome 16, fParRan2.1, whole genome shotgun sequence:
- the nod1 gene encoding nucleotide-binding oligomerization domain-containing protein 1 isoform X2 yields the protein MSSCDALTHHRELLVSRLRSIQCILDNLLACGFLCEEDVEIIQRTATRPDQVRRILELIQCKGEEACEYFLFIIYKVCDAYVDLQPWLKEIDYSPSSNVTVLNVVNTDPISRYSEKLRNEMSRDTSFIMSYGQREETRLEDLYTDTVMELLNECNESLGFMESLDQLLVDDAVFNPQGEVLYVVGDAGVGKSILLQKLQNLWSKKELQTEAIFFFKFRCRMFSVLKEAELISLRDLLFKYNCYPDLDPDNEVFDYILRFPEKVIFTFDGFDEIQEDLDLVNVPEMVSPEDRANPLQLLVSLLCGKLLKGSQKVLTARTGIELQNKVIKKKVVLRGFSPAHLKTYINLHFKEQEHRELVSVQLDASPHLCGLCSTPLFCWIVFKSFSHLHTTHDSFHLPETSITLTGIFLLLSEVFLSRSASPAPALLKKRVRCTSETFRAGLKPLAGFAKLALQSVEKGSFICSQEEVSVCGLAEEDLPLGFLRPVSEYDDSGNSATFEFLHITLQSFLAAFALVLDEQAPASSILKFFTECSRKKESSCLPFDFCTPGSSKPSEKKPFATNEHLQFINLFLCGLLSKTHTSLMGHLVSPVLLKKKQALLKSYLSTSVRSHLQGLPQHQNNEGKKVHVLPNFLWMLRCIFETGSKDIARMTAKGITTGFIKLGYCNVFSGDCTALNFVLQHRRKLLGLDMDNNNIGDYGVKQLKPSFCKMTVVRLCVNQLCDSSIEILAEELCKHKIVEVLGLYCNHITDVGAKLVAQIIEECPKLRVVKIGKNKITSVGGRYLASATKKSTSIFDLGMWGNTIGDEGAEAFAEALRHHPSLTNLSLSANGITSRGGKCLAEALKENSVLRIFWLVMNELSDDAAPHLAELVQANTGLTHLWLISNQFTVDGIRQFSEALSHNTELKEICVKGNQLSEEEEKQFVSEKRLQFH from the exons ATGTCGTCCTGTGACGCCCTCACCcaccacagagagctgctggtgTCCAGGCTCAGGAGCATCCAGTGCATCCTGGACAACCTGCTGGCATGTGGCTTCCTCTGTGAAGAAGACGTGGAGATAATTCAGCGAACCGCCACCAGACCAGACCAG GTGCGCAGAATCTTGGAGCTGATCCAGTGCAAAGGGGAGGAGGCCTGTGAATACTTCCTTTTCATTATATATAAAGTATGTGATGCGTACGTAGACCTGCAGCCATGGCTGAAAGAGATCGACTACAGCCCGAGCAGCAATGTAACAGTGCTGAACGTGGTCAACACAGATCCCA TCAGCAGATACTCTGAGAAGCTGAGAAATGAAATGAGTCGGGACACCAGCTTCATCATGTCGTACGGGCAGCGGGAGGAGACCCGGCTGGAGGACCTGTACACGGACACAGTGATGGAACTGCTGAATGAGTGCAATGAAAGTCTGGGCTTCATGGAGAGTCTGGACCAGCTCCTGGTGGACGACGCTGTTTTTAATCCTCAAGGTGAAGTCCTTTATGTCGTGGGGGATGCAGGCGTGGGAAAATCCATCCTCCTGCAAAAGCTCCAGAACCTCTGGTCCAAGAAGGAGCTGCAGACGGAggccatcttttttttcaagtttcGCTGTAGGATGTTCAGCGTCCTTAAAGAAGCAGAGCTGATCTCCCTCAGagaccttttatttaaatacaacTGCTACCCTGACCTGGATCCTGACAACGAGGTCTTTGATTACATCCTGCGCTTCCCTGAGAAGGTCATCTTTACCTTTGATGGCTTTGATGAAATCCAGGAGGATTTAGACCTGGTGAATGTTCCTGAGATGGTGTCACCAGAAGACAGAGCTAACCCCCTCCAGCTGCTCGTCAGCTTGCTCTGTGGGAAACTGCTGAAGGGTTCTCAGAAGGTGCTGACAGCCCGGACAGGGATCGAGCTCCAAAATAAGGTCATCAAGAAGAAGGTGGTTCTGCGTGGGTTCTCCCCCGCTCACCTAAAGACTTACATCAATCTGCACTTTAAAGAGCAGGAGCACCGAGAGCTGGTGTCAGTTCAGCTGGATGCTAGCCCCCACCTGTGTGGCCTGTGCTCCACCCCGCTGTTCTGCTGGATCGTATTCAAAAGCTTCAGCCACCTGCACACAACCCATGACAGTTTTCATCTGCCCGAAACAAGCATCACGCTCACCGgcatcttcctcctgctctccgaGGTCTTCCTCAGCCGCTCAGCCTCACCGGCACCGGCTCTGCTGAAGAAAAGGGTGCGTTGCACCTCGGAGACATTCAGAGCAGGCCTCAAGCCGCTCGCCGGGTTCGCCAAGCTGGCTCTGCAGAGTGTGGAGAAGGGGAGCTTCATCTGCAGCCAGGAGGAGGTCAGCGTGTGCGGTCTGGCGGAGGAAGACCTGCCCCTGGGCTTTCTCAGACCTGTGAGTGAGTACGATGACAGTGGAAACTCTGCTACGTTTGAATTCCTGCACATCACCCTCCAGTCTTTCCTGGCAGCGTTTGCACTTGTGTTGGATGAGCAGGCTCCTGCCAGCTCCATCCTCAAGTTCTTCACAGAGTGCAGCCGGAAGAAAGAGTCGTCCTGCCTGCCGTTTGATTTCTGTACCCCCGGTTCTTCAAAGCCCAGCGAAAAGAAGCCGTTTGCAACCAACGAGCACCTTCAGTTCATCAATCTGTTCTTGTGTGGACTGCTGTCCAAGACTCACACAAGCCTGATGGGCCACCTGGTCTCTCCTGTgttattaaagaaaaaacaagccTTGCTCAAATCCTACCTGTCCACAAGCGTTAGGTCCCACCTGCAGGGCTTACCTCAACACCAGAATAACGAGGGCAAGAAAGTTCACGTTCTGCCCAACTTCCTGTGGATGCTGAGGTGCATCTTCGAGACGGGAAGCAAAGACATCGCCAGGATGACAGCGAAAGGCATCACCACCGGCTTCATCAAGCTGGGATACTGCAACGTGTTCTCAGGCGACTGCACCGCCCTGAACTTTGTGCTGCAGCACCGCAGGAAGCTCCTGGGGCTCGACATGGATAACAACAACATCGGTGACTACGGCGTGAAGCAGCTGAAGCCTTCCTTCTGCAAGATGACAGTAGTGAG GTTGTGCGTCAAtcagctgtgtgacagcagcattgAGATTCTTGCAGAGGAGCTGTGTAAGCACAAAATTGTGGAAGTTCTAGG TCTTTACTGCAATCACATCACAGATGTTGGAGCAAAGCTGGTCGCTCAGATAATTGAAGAATGTCCAAAGCTGCGAGTCGtcaa GATTGGTAAGAACAAGATCACCAGCGTTGGTGGGAGGTATTTAGCCAGTGCGACTAAGAAGAGCACATCCATATTTGACCTGGG GATGTGGGGGAACACCATTGGTGATGAGGGAGCTGAAGCATTTGCTGAAGCTTTGAGGCACCACCCAAGTCTTACAAACCTCAG CCTGTCAGCCAATGGCATCACATCAAGAGGAGGGAAGTGCCTGGCAGAGGCCCTGAAGGAGAACAGCGTCCTCAGGATTTTCTG GTTGGTGATGAATGAGCTGTCTGACGATGCAGCCCCTCACCTGGCTGAGCTGGTCCAAGCAAACACTGGATTAACACACCTCTG GTTAATCAGCAACCAGTTCACCGTGGATGGGATCAGACAGTTCTCCGAGGCTCTTAGTCACAACACGGAACTCAAAGAAATATG TGTGAAGGGAAACCAGCTttctgaagaggaagagaaacagtTTGTGTCAGAGAAACGGCTGCAGTTCCACTAA
- the nod1 gene encoding nucleotide-binding oligomerization domain-containing protein 1 isoform X1, which yields MMRNQVMQGVIDRTEDASMSSCDALTHHRELLVSRLRSIQCILDNLLACGFLCEEDVEIIQRTATRPDQVRRILELIQCKGEEACEYFLFIIYKVCDAYVDLQPWLKEIDYSPSSNVTVLNVVNTDPISRYSEKLRNEMSRDTSFIMSYGQREETRLEDLYTDTVMELLNECNESLGFMESLDQLLVDDAVFNPQGEVLYVVGDAGVGKSILLQKLQNLWSKKELQTEAIFFFKFRCRMFSVLKEAELISLRDLLFKYNCYPDLDPDNEVFDYILRFPEKVIFTFDGFDEIQEDLDLVNVPEMVSPEDRANPLQLLVSLLCGKLLKGSQKVLTARTGIELQNKVIKKKVVLRGFSPAHLKTYINLHFKEQEHRELVSVQLDASPHLCGLCSTPLFCWIVFKSFSHLHTTHDSFHLPETSITLTGIFLLLSEVFLSRSASPAPALLKKRVRCTSETFRAGLKPLAGFAKLALQSVEKGSFICSQEEVSVCGLAEEDLPLGFLRPVSEYDDSGNSATFEFLHITLQSFLAAFALVLDEQAPASSILKFFTECSRKKESSCLPFDFCTPGSSKPSEKKPFATNEHLQFINLFLCGLLSKTHTSLMGHLVSPVLLKKKQALLKSYLSTSVRSHLQGLPQHQNNEGKKVHVLPNFLWMLRCIFETGSKDIARMTAKGITTGFIKLGYCNVFSGDCTALNFVLQHRRKLLGLDMDNNNIGDYGVKQLKPSFCKMTVVRLCVNQLCDSSIEILAEELCKHKIVEVLGLYCNHITDVGAKLVAQIIEECPKLRVVKIGKNKITSVGGRYLASATKKSTSIFDLGMWGNTIGDEGAEAFAEALRHHPSLTNLSLSANGITSRGGKCLAEALKENSVLRIFWLVMNELSDDAAPHLAELVQANTGLTHLWLISNQFTVDGIRQFSEALSHNTELKEICVKGNQLSEEEEKQFVSEKRLQFH from the exons ATGATGCGGAACCAAGTGATGCAGG GCGTGATCGATCGGACAGAAGACGCCAGCATGTCGTCCTGTGACGCCCTCACCcaccacagagagctgctggtgTCCAGGCTCAGGAGCATCCAGTGCATCCTGGACAACCTGCTGGCATGTGGCTTCCTCTGTGAAGAAGACGTGGAGATAATTCAGCGAACCGCCACCAGACCAGACCAG GTGCGCAGAATCTTGGAGCTGATCCAGTGCAAAGGGGAGGAGGCCTGTGAATACTTCCTTTTCATTATATATAAAGTATGTGATGCGTACGTAGACCTGCAGCCATGGCTGAAAGAGATCGACTACAGCCCGAGCAGCAATGTAACAGTGCTGAACGTGGTCAACACAGATCCCA TCAGCAGATACTCTGAGAAGCTGAGAAATGAAATGAGTCGGGACACCAGCTTCATCATGTCGTACGGGCAGCGGGAGGAGACCCGGCTGGAGGACCTGTACACGGACACAGTGATGGAACTGCTGAATGAGTGCAATGAAAGTCTGGGCTTCATGGAGAGTCTGGACCAGCTCCTGGTGGACGACGCTGTTTTTAATCCTCAAGGTGAAGTCCTTTATGTCGTGGGGGATGCAGGCGTGGGAAAATCCATCCTCCTGCAAAAGCTCCAGAACCTCTGGTCCAAGAAGGAGCTGCAGACGGAggccatcttttttttcaagtttcGCTGTAGGATGTTCAGCGTCCTTAAAGAAGCAGAGCTGATCTCCCTCAGagaccttttatttaaatacaacTGCTACCCTGACCTGGATCCTGACAACGAGGTCTTTGATTACATCCTGCGCTTCCCTGAGAAGGTCATCTTTACCTTTGATGGCTTTGATGAAATCCAGGAGGATTTAGACCTGGTGAATGTTCCTGAGATGGTGTCACCAGAAGACAGAGCTAACCCCCTCCAGCTGCTCGTCAGCTTGCTCTGTGGGAAACTGCTGAAGGGTTCTCAGAAGGTGCTGACAGCCCGGACAGGGATCGAGCTCCAAAATAAGGTCATCAAGAAGAAGGTGGTTCTGCGTGGGTTCTCCCCCGCTCACCTAAAGACTTACATCAATCTGCACTTTAAAGAGCAGGAGCACCGAGAGCTGGTGTCAGTTCAGCTGGATGCTAGCCCCCACCTGTGTGGCCTGTGCTCCACCCCGCTGTTCTGCTGGATCGTATTCAAAAGCTTCAGCCACCTGCACACAACCCATGACAGTTTTCATCTGCCCGAAACAAGCATCACGCTCACCGgcatcttcctcctgctctccgaGGTCTTCCTCAGCCGCTCAGCCTCACCGGCACCGGCTCTGCTGAAGAAAAGGGTGCGTTGCACCTCGGAGACATTCAGAGCAGGCCTCAAGCCGCTCGCCGGGTTCGCCAAGCTGGCTCTGCAGAGTGTGGAGAAGGGGAGCTTCATCTGCAGCCAGGAGGAGGTCAGCGTGTGCGGTCTGGCGGAGGAAGACCTGCCCCTGGGCTTTCTCAGACCTGTGAGTGAGTACGATGACAGTGGAAACTCTGCTACGTTTGAATTCCTGCACATCACCCTCCAGTCTTTCCTGGCAGCGTTTGCACTTGTGTTGGATGAGCAGGCTCCTGCCAGCTCCATCCTCAAGTTCTTCACAGAGTGCAGCCGGAAGAAAGAGTCGTCCTGCCTGCCGTTTGATTTCTGTACCCCCGGTTCTTCAAAGCCCAGCGAAAAGAAGCCGTTTGCAACCAACGAGCACCTTCAGTTCATCAATCTGTTCTTGTGTGGACTGCTGTCCAAGACTCACACAAGCCTGATGGGCCACCTGGTCTCTCCTGTgttattaaagaaaaaacaagccTTGCTCAAATCCTACCTGTCCACAAGCGTTAGGTCCCACCTGCAGGGCTTACCTCAACACCAGAATAACGAGGGCAAGAAAGTTCACGTTCTGCCCAACTTCCTGTGGATGCTGAGGTGCATCTTCGAGACGGGAAGCAAAGACATCGCCAGGATGACAGCGAAAGGCATCACCACCGGCTTCATCAAGCTGGGATACTGCAACGTGTTCTCAGGCGACTGCACCGCCCTGAACTTTGTGCTGCAGCACCGCAGGAAGCTCCTGGGGCTCGACATGGATAACAACAACATCGGTGACTACGGCGTGAAGCAGCTGAAGCCTTCCTTCTGCAAGATGACAGTAGTGAG GTTGTGCGTCAAtcagctgtgtgacagcagcattgAGATTCTTGCAGAGGAGCTGTGTAAGCACAAAATTGTGGAAGTTCTAGG TCTTTACTGCAATCACATCACAGATGTTGGAGCAAAGCTGGTCGCTCAGATAATTGAAGAATGTCCAAAGCTGCGAGTCGtcaa GATTGGTAAGAACAAGATCACCAGCGTTGGTGGGAGGTATTTAGCCAGTGCGACTAAGAAGAGCACATCCATATTTGACCTGGG GATGTGGGGGAACACCATTGGTGATGAGGGAGCTGAAGCATTTGCTGAAGCTTTGAGGCACCACCCAAGTCTTACAAACCTCAG CCTGTCAGCCAATGGCATCACATCAAGAGGAGGGAAGTGCCTGGCAGAGGCCCTGAAGGAGAACAGCGTCCTCAGGATTTTCTG GTTGGTGATGAATGAGCTGTCTGACGATGCAGCCCCTCACCTGGCTGAGCTGGTCCAAGCAAACACTGGATTAACACACCTCTG GTTAATCAGCAACCAGTTCACCGTGGATGGGATCAGACAGTTCTCCGAGGCTCTTAGTCACAACACGGAACTCAAAGAAATATG TGTGAAGGGAAACCAGCTttctgaagaggaagagaaacagtTTGTGTCAGAGAAACGGCTGCAGTTCCACTAA